Proteins found in one Candidatus Acetothermia bacterium genomic segment:
- a CDS encoding ABC transporter substrate-binding protein: protein MMYRMLGMSLGVLLALAPVAMGQVPGGPSYGGILRIGMTQEILNLDPHVATAFSSFRIMENVYETLLEFDENMGLKPGLAASWSISPDGTVYTFTIRQGVVFHDGSPLTAEDVKYTYQRVLDPATASPQASYLASVREIEVTSPYQLRITLKYPTASFLTYLALISIVPSDFVSKVADPKTTPLGTGPFRLAEFGPDFVRLVRNPGYWRTDGRGNRLPYLDGLLFRVIPDPATLRAAIVTGEVDLILGFGVDATAVQLLRPTPGLKILAVSQLAYSLLGINNARPPFDDARVRQALSLAIDRLAIVDLVYFGAAKVGGPLPPSLVDWAPLPPEDLPNYTPDLARAKHLLEEAGYPDGFRLKIMPIPTVPEALQVALVIQEQLRPLGIAVEIEIVDFATFLSRWRNSDFDTFVSLNAGSVDPDIHLYRHVHSTGTTNVFKYNDPATDRLLEAGQLIANPQARRDVYAALQRRLAEQVPFLFIAYADLYAVVKDTVTGFVLLPNSSTVFLRQTSFAR, encoded by the coding sequence ATGATGTATCGCATGTTGGGGATGTCCCTGGGGGTGTTGCTGGCCTTGGCTCCTGTGGCGATGGGACAGGTCCCGGGAGGGCCCAGCTACGGTGGCATATTGCGGATCGGGATGACACAAGAGATCCTGAACCTGGATCCCCATGTGGCCACGGCGTTTTCCTCGTTTCGGATCATGGAGAACGTCTACGAAACCCTTCTCGAATTCGATGAGAACATGGGGCTCAAGCCTGGGCTGGCCGCCAGTTGGTCGATCTCTCCAGATGGAACCGTCTACACGTTCACCATCCGCCAGGGGGTGGTGTTCCACGATGGAAGCCCCCTGACGGCGGAAGATGTGAAGTACACGTACCAGCGGGTACTCGATCCGGCCACGGCCTCACCCCAGGCCAGCTACCTGGCCTCGGTGAGGGAGATCGAGGTCACGAGTCCGTACCAGTTGCGCATCACCCTGAAGTATCCCACCGCCTCGTTCCTCACCTACCTCGCGTTGATTTCCATCGTGCCGAGTGACTTCGTCTCCAAAGTGGCCGACCCGAAGACGACGCCCCTTGGAACAGGCCCGTTCCGACTCGCTGAGTTCGGTCCCGACTTCGTCAGGCTCGTGCGGAACCCAGGCTATTGGCGCACCGATGGCCGGGGGAACCGCCTGCCTTACCTTGACGGCCTTCTCTTCCGGGTGATCCCCGACCCGGCCACGCTTCGGGCGGCCATTGTGACCGGAGAGGTGGATCTGATCTTGGGGTTTGGCGTCGACGCTACGGCAGTCCAGCTCCTCAGGCCCACGCCGGGCCTGAAGATCCTGGCCGTATCTCAACTCGCGTATAGCCTTCTCGGCATCAACAACGCCCGACCTCCATTTGACGACGCCCGGGTTCGGCAAGCCCTGAGCCTGGCCATCGATCGCCTGGCTATTGTGGACCTCGTCTACTTCGGCGCCGCCAAGGTGGGAGGACCATTGCCCCCATCCCTTGTGGATTGGGCGCCTCTTCCGCCCGAGGACTTGCCGAACTACACACCCGATCTTGCCAGGGCGAAGCACCTCCTCGAGGAAGCTGGATACCCCGATGGGTTCAGGTTGAAGATCATGCCCATCCCTACCGTGCCTGAGGCCCTACAAGTCGCCCTGGTCATCCAGGAGCAGCTTCGGCCACTGGGCATTGCGGTGGAAATCGAGATCGTGGACTTCGCCACCTTCCTCAGCCGTTGGCGCAATAGCGATTTCGACACGTTCGTGTCGCTCAACGCGGGCTCCGTGGACCCGGACATCCACCTTTACCGGCACGTGCATTCCACTGGGACTACCAACGTCTTCAAATACAATGATCCAGCTACGGACCGGCTTCTCGAGGCAGGACAGTTGATTGCCAACCCCCAAGCGCGCCGTGATGTATACGCCGCGCTCCAACGTCGGCTCGCGGAACAAGTGCCCTTCCTATTCATCGCCTACGCGGATCTCTACGCGGTGGTGAAGGATACCGTGACGGGCTTCGTGCTGTTGCCCAACAGCTCCACCGTGTTCTTGCGCCAAACCAGCTTCGCCAGGTAA
- a CDS encoding electron transfer flavoprotein subunit beta/FixA family protein, producing the protein MRILAAVKYVPDTDELRIDETTGTMIREGIPGIINPLDLYTVEAALRLREAYGGEIVALSMGPPTAEKALREALSMGADRAFLLTDRRFAGADTWATALTLSAAARKLGPFDLVLCGERATDGETGQVGPELAAMLDLSAITYVSAIEELRLPQTGNSGWIRCRRLTEEGYQRLEAPLPALLTVVKEINEPRLPTFRGKLSARRAEIRRLTLDDLGLSPEEVGLDGSPTRVVKVFYPTLSRDTVLVNAPPEKAVEEIVSFLREHALI; encoded by the coding sequence ATGCGGATCCTCGCAGCGGTGAAGTACGTTCCAGATACGGATGAGCTCCGGATCGACGAGACCACGGGAACCATGATCCGGGAAGGGATCCCGGGGATCATCAATCCGCTTGACCTGTACACCGTGGAGGCGGCCCTGCGGCTACGGGAGGCGTACGGCGGGGAGATCGTCGCCCTGTCCATGGGCCCACCAACAGCGGAGAAGGCGCTGCGCGAGGCCTTGTCCATGGGAGCCGACCGGGCGTTCCTCCTCACCGACCGCCGATTCGCCGGCGCCGATACCTGGGCCACCGCCCTCACCCTGAGCGCAGCAGCCCGAAAGCTCGGACCTTTTGACCTCGTCTTGTGCGGCGAGCGAGCCACCGATGGGGAAACGGGCCAGGTGGGCCCTGAATTGGCGGCAATGCTCGACCTCTCTGCGATCACCTACGTGAGTGCGATCGAAGAGCTCCGCCTGCCTCAAACGGGGAACTCGGGCTGGATACGGTGTCGCAGGCTGACCGAGGAAGGCTACCAGCGCCTGGAGGCACCGCTTCCCGCCTTGCTCACCGTGGTCAAGGAGATCAACGAGCCCAGGCTCCCCACCTTTCGCGGGAAGCTTTCCGCCCGTCGGGCGGAGATCCGCCGTCTCACCCTGGATGACCTGGGCCTTAGCCCAGAAGAAGTGGGGCTAGATGGCTCCCCTACCCGCGTGGTCAAGGTGTTCTACCCAACCTTGAGCCGGGATACCGTGCTCGTCAACGCCCCACCGGAGAAGGCGGTGGAGGAGATCGTCTCCTTCCTGCGGGAACACGCGCTGATCTGA
- a CDS encoding GntR family transcriptional regulator, protein MYRQPAVEATAGLDRRSPVPLYYQCKEIFRSWITAGEFDSGGRFPSESELQKQFAVSRMTIRRALAELVHEGFLVREQGRGSFVVKSRVQDQLGRLTSFTEDMRSRGLSTSSKVLEFKVVKDAEAAQRMGVSPDEDLVNLQRVRLVEDEPIAFQNAFIRHRFCPGLVERGLLEGSLYRALEEVYGLRLGRAVQTLAAKPADQYEAELLEIVPSQPVLVLERTTYLQNGAPIEYVRSVYPGDRYRFVVELVR, encoded by the coding sequence ATGTACAGACAACCCGCGGTGGAGGCTACGGCAGGATTGGACCGGCGCAGTCCGGTGCCACTGTACTACCAGTGCAAGGAAATTTTCAGATCGTGGATCACCGCCGGAGAGTTCGATTCAGGTGGGCGTTTCCCCTCGGAAAGCGAGCTCCAGAAGCAGTTTGCCGTGAGCCGAATGACCATCCGGCGCGCCTTAGCCGAGCTGGTGCACGAGGGGTTCCTCGTCCGAGAGCAAGGGCGCGGATCGTTCGTGGTGAAGTCCCGCGTTCAGGATCAACTCGGCCGGCTAACGAGCTTCACCGAGGACATGAGATCGCGGGGGCTCTCCACGAGCTCGAAAGTCCTCGAGTTCAAGGTGGTCAAGGACGCGGAGGCGGCCCAGAGAATGGGAGTGTCGCCAGACGAGGACCTTGTGAACCTTCAGCGCGTGCGGTTGGTGGAAGACGAGCCGATAGCTTTTCAGAATGCATTCATCCGACACCGGTTCTGCCCGGGGTTGGTGGAGCGAGGCCTTCTTGAGGGGTCGTTGTACAGGGCCCTGGAGGAAGTGTACGGGCTGCGCCTGGGCCGGGCCGTGCAAACGCTGGCCGCCAAACCCGCCGACCAGTACGAGGCCGAGCTCTTGGAGATCGTCCCCAGTCAGCCGGTGTTGGTCTTGGAGCGCACCACGTACCTGCAGAATGGGGCGCCTATCGAGTACGTCCGCTCCGTGTACCCAGGCGACCGTTATCGGTTTGTGGTTGAGTTGGTCCGCTAG
- a CDS encoding ABC transporter permease: protein MFRNFRATLGLTIVTVLALVAGLGPLVAPYEPTRMHPGDRFAPPFGRYLLGTDFYGRDVLSRVLHGYRSSLSIASLSVIFAMAMGSALGITAGYLGASWDTLVMRAMDVLFAFPVLLLAIVIAVILGTGFRSTVLAIGIVYIPIFARVARGPTLVVKEEAFVEAARGLGASHMRIILRHVLPNVTIPIFVQATINLATAILFEASLSFIGLGTQPPNPALGLMVSENRPYIQLSPWPVIFPGLAIGLAVLGFNLLGDGLREVLDPKLRRTQ, encoded by the coding sequence TTGTTCCGGAACTTCCGGGCCACACTCGGGTTGACCATCGTCACGGTCCTCGCCCTGGTGGCCGGTCTTGGTCCCCTAGTGGCCCCTTACGAGCCGACGAGGATGCATCCCGGGGACCGGTTTGCCCCCCCCTTCGGTCGGTATCTCCTTGGGACTGACTTCTACGGCAGGGATGTCCTAAGCCGCGTCCTCCACGGATATCGGAGTTCCCTCAGCATCGCCTCGCTCTCCGTGATCTTCGCCATGGCCATGGGAAGTGCCCTCGGTATCACCGCGGGCTACCTCGGCGCTTCTTGGGATACCCTGGTCATGAGGGCAATGGATGTCCTGTTTGCTTTCCCGGTCCTGTTACTCGCCATCGTCATCGCTGTGATCTTGGGCACAGGGTTCCGGAGCACGGTGCTGGCGATTGGGATTGTGTATATCCCTATATTTGCGCGCGTGGCTCGGGGCCCTACCCTGGTCGTTAAGGAGGAAGCGTTTGTGGAAGCGGCTAGGGGCTTAGGAGCTAGCCATATGCGAATCATCCTCCGTCATGTACTACCCAACGTAACCATCCCTATTTTCGTGCAAGCCACGATCAATCTGGCCACAGCCATCCTCTTTGAGGCGTCCTTGAGTTTTATTGGGCTCGGTACCCAGCCCCCGAATCCCGCATTGGGGCTGATGGTCAGCGAGAATCGTCCCTACATCCAGCTCAGTCCATGGCCGGTGATCTTTCCTGGGCTCGCCATCGGCCTTGCCGTGCTGGGGTTCAACCTGTTGGGCGACGGTCTCCGTGAGGTATTGGATCCCAAGCTGAGGAGGACGCAATAG
- a CDS encoding ABC transporter permease translates to MGSYVFKRIFLLIPVLLVISTITFLLMHAIPGDPAEVILGFETVDPVKLEEVRRTLGLDRPLYEQYTRWLFRAATGDFGTSPRTGRPVLSMVLEAMPFTIELALYALFLVVSVGIPLGTVGAATSSRAIAGLVQLTTLLGLSLPSFWVGALLILLFSVRLRLFPLLQYPSFFSSPLGNLWGFFLPALTLALPSIASIIRMTRACVLESAQGDYVKTARAKGLSERAVLFRHMLRTAMIPIITSIGITAGYLIGGAIVVEQVFAVPGLGRLGAQAIVQRDYPLLQAVVLFSAVGFAVSNLVVDILYVYFNPKIRYA, encoded by the coding sequence GTGGGAAGCTATGTCTTCAAGCGCATCTTCCTCCTCATCCCCGTTCTCCTCGTGATCTCAACCATCACCTTCTTGCTGATGCATGCCATTCCCGGTGACCCCGCCGAGGTCATTCTGGGCTTCGAGACGGTGGATCCGGTCAAGCTGGAAGAGGTGAGGCGCACCCTGGGGTTGGATCGGCCCCTGTACGAGCAATATACCCGTTGGCTGTTTCGGGCGGCAACGGGCGACTTCGGCACCTCGCCGCGCACGGGGAGGCCAGTCCTCTCCATGGTGCTCGAGGCCATGCCGTTCACGATCGAGCTCGCTCTCTATGCCTTGTTCTTGGTCGTCTCGGTGGGCATACCCCTCGGCACAGTGGGAGCAGCCACTTCCTCACGGGCCATCGCCGGCCTCGTGCAATTGACCACTTTGCTGGGACTATCGCTCCCTTCGTTCTGGGTCGGTGCGTTGCTCATCCTCCTCTTCAGCGTACGGCTGCGCCTGTTCCCTCTTCTTCAGTATCCGTCATTCTTCTCGTCTCCTCTCGGCAACCTCTGGGGGTTTTTCCTCCCCGCGCTCACCTTGGCCCTCCCCAGCATAGCTTCCATCATTCGGATGACACGGGCCTGCGTCTTGGAGAGCGCGCAGGGCGACTACGTCAAAACTGCCAGGGCCAAAGGTCTATCGGAGAGGGCCGTCCTCTTCCGACACATGCTGCGGACGGCGATGATCCCCATCATCACCTCGATCGGCATCACCGCCGGATACCTGATCGGCGGGGCCATCGTGGTGGAGCAAGTGTTCGCCGTCCCCGGTTTGGGCAGACTGGGGGCCCAAGCCATTGTGCAGCGGGACTACCCGCTCCTTCAGGCCGTGGTCTTATTTTCAGCCGTAGGTTTCGCGGTTTCTAACCTTGTTGTTGACATCTTGTACGTATATTTTAACCCCAAAATACGCTATGCCTGA